The uncultured Mailhella sp. genome segment GGACGGCGTGGTATCCGCTGGTCACGGGCTCGCGCTCCTGGACCGCCGCCGGCAAGAACGATCTCTCCGGCGGCCTCATCCTCGACAAGGCGCCCCTGCTCTCCGGTCAGGACATCGTGGACGCCCGCCCCGCTTTCGATGAACGCAATCAGCCATGCGTATCCATCCAGTTCAGTTCGCGGGGCGCGGATCAGTTTGAACGGGTCACCGAAGAACTGATCCATCAGCAGTTCGCCATCGTGCTCGACGGCGTTGTCCAGAGCGCCCCCGTGATCCAGCAGAAAATCAGCGGCGGCAAGGCTTCCATCACCGGCTCGTTCACCACCGAAGAGGCCCAGGATCTCGCCGTGGTGCTGCGTTCCGGCTCCCTGCCCGCCAAGGTCTCCGTGCTCGAAGAACGCACCGTCGGCCCCTCCCTCGGCGCCGATTCCATCCGCGCGGGCCTCATCGCCGGAGCCGTGGGCGCCATCGGCGTCATGGTGGTCATGCAGGTCTGCTACGGCCTTGCCGGACTCCTCGCCAACACCATGCTGGTGTTCACCATCAGCCTGCTCTTCGCAGGGCTCGGCCTTTTCGGAGCCACACTCACCCTGCCCGGCATCGCAGGCGTCGTGCTCACCATAGGCATGTCCGTGGACGCCAACGTTCTCATCTTTGAACGCATACGCGAGGAAATAAAACGCGGCCTCACCATGAGCCGCGCCATCGACGCCGGATTCCGCGAGGCCCAGAGCTCCATCCTCGACTCCAACCTCACCACCCTGCTCACCGCCGCCGTGCTCTACCAGTTCGGCACCGGCCCCATCCGCGGGTTCGCCGTCACCCTGGCGCTCGGCATCGTCGCTTCCATGTTCACGGCCATATTCGTGTCCCGCATACTCTTCGACGCCTGGATCAGACACAACAACGCCGTCAACTGCGGCCTGGCTCATCATGTTCGCGGGGCTTCTCGTTAGCCCTGCACCCGCTCCGGCCGGCGCCGGCGCGGGCCCGTCCCGGGCGATCCGGGCTTCTCTCCTCCGGATCGCCCCACAAAAAAATTTCAGGCCGCAAACGCTTCGCGCTGCGCCTCATCGACTCGAAAAACTACGGGAGGATCCCCATGGATGATTATCTCAAACAGGCCATAGAACTCGTCAAGGCGCAGTCTTCCGTCCGCGTCATGCAGGAAGAAGAAATGGTGACCATGATCCGCACCCTGGCCGCCAGCCTCAAAAACCTCGAAAACAACCAGCTCCCCGAAAACGATGAAGAGGAACTCTCCCTCCCCGCTCCCTCCAAATCCATCCGGGAAAAAAGCATCACCTGCCTCGAATGCGGCAAATCCTTCAAACTCATTACCAGAAAACACCTCGCCAGACACGGCCTCGACGCCGATTCCTACCGCAGAAAATGGGGCATCAAAAGCGATACCCCTCTTGTCTGTAAATCCATCCAGCGCGTCCGCCGTAAAAAAATGAAAGACATGCGCCTCTGGGAAAAAAGACACCCCGCTGCCGAAGCGTAAAGAGGAGAGAGGGAGAAGAGATACCGCGGGGGAAGAGGGAAACCCTTTTGAAAAAGGGCTTTCCCTCTTCTCAGTCTCCCGAAGAACACGCAGGCCCGTTTGCGCAAGATACGCTGTTCGGCCTGCACCGCTTGCACGACGGCGGCTGCGCTTAACGCCGGAAGTGAATTCCGGCTGCTTGCCTGCCGTCGGCCGGGCTCCTGACGTCGCCCGGGGCCCCAGTGCGTTGAGAGACGGCATTCCGGCATGCACTCTCCCCCTCGCCCTTTGCTTCGGGCATAATCTTCCCGTTTACCCTGTCCTGCCGAACCGGCGAAGCCGGGAGGCAGAACCAGGGGGGGCGGGGGGAATTATTTCTGACTTTGCCGTGTCCCGAAGAACACGCAGGCCCGTTTGCGCAAGACACGCTG includes the following:
- the secD gene encoding protein translocase subunit SecD: MRSLRWRSCVALLTALLCAACISVNFFVPPRALDAWLPDPIRLGLDLRGGINLTLGADVDQAVSQSLSLLGQDIRSSANDAGIRTRLLRQADGRTLEFVPLKHEGIEQLSNLLRDRFGQMAVGSAISSGSGEKFLVSFRPEWEKQLRERIMDQTIRTLRGRIDAFGVAEPDIRRQGDDQIQIQLPGVTDTARALQLIGRTAQLTFHRVRYDVSPTSTLMPPGTAWYPLVTGSRSWTAAGKNDLSGGLILDKAPLLSGQDIVDARPAFDERNQPCVSIQFSSRGADQFERVTEELIHQQFAIVLDGVVQSAPVIQQKISGGKASITGSFTTEEAQDLAVVLRSGSLPAKVSVLEERTVGPSLGADSIRAGLIAGAVGAIGVMVVMQVCYGLAGLLANTMLVFTISLLFAGLGLFGATLTLPGIAGVVLTIGMSVDANVLIFERIREEIKRGLTMSRAIDAGFREAQSSILDSNLTTLLTAAVLYQFGTGPIRGFAVTLALGIVASMFTAIFVSRILFDAWIRHNNAVNCGLAHHVRGASR
- a CDS encoding MucR family transcriptional regulator translates to MDDYLKQAIELVKAQSSVRVMQEEEMVTMIRTLAASLKNLENNQLPENDEEELSLPAPSKSIREKSITCLECGKSFKLITRKHLARHGLDADSYRRKWGIKSDTPLVCKSIQRVRRKKMKDMRLWEKRHPAAEA